TCCCTCAGTGTGAGGATTGAGTAGTGAGTATTTCTGGGTTGTGATCATTGCGGAGACGGGATCCATCAGCCATGTTAAAGCTCTCGGATTGGAGACAAGTGTATAAGGTGCACACACGCATTTCCCGCTACCTGTGGGAATATGAATGTGGCAAATATAAACATATTAGTAATTGGTCACTGACATCCAGAACAAGGCATGGAAGCGCTTCCCCCATCCCAACATGATGACTTAACGATTCCCCCACAAGCCCCCCCCCCGGGTCACCATGGAGCCCCTTGCCCAAGCCCCCCCTTTACTCTCCCATGGAGTTAagactaagaggcaacttgattgaagcaTGAGGGGTTGtaagagggtggatgtggagaggatgtttccccttatgtgataatctagaactagggtcaCTGTTTACAAATAGGGTTGCCCACTTAAAATGGAGGCGAggtgatttttttctctctcagcgGGTTGAGAAtctttagaactctcttcctgaaaaggtggtggatgcAGTGTCTTTGAGTAttattaaggcagaggtggatagattcttggtaagcaaggggctgATTGGTGGGAGGCAGATTCAAGGTTATCGATATTATTAAATGAcgcaacaggcttgaggggctgagtggtctcctctTGCTCCTTGCTTGTATATTTGAAGCATGGGCAGGAGAGAGGGCCTCATGCTCTTGTGGAATTTGGACCAGTTTTGGGGTAGGAAGCACCGATTCAGAAGGAATGGTTGCATCTCAACAGGATGGAAATAATGACGTCACAGGGTAGGGTTTAAACTAAATTTGCTGGAAGATGGGCACCAGTATATTGAAGAAGAGGAATAGGTGCAGAAAGTGAGAGTGTTGGACAGAAGTAAAGACAGTAGTTCCAAAAGGATAGGAGCAGACTCATGAAGAACAGAAAGACAGGTTTACAATGCCTCGATGTCAAAGCACAGAGTGTAGTGAACAAGTCGGTGAGCTAGAAGCACAAATCACTGTATGGGAATATGATGTAGCAGCAATAACAGAAACATGACTTAAAATGACTGAACGCTGATTATTCACGGATACAGTGTTCAAAAAGGATAGGAAAGAGAAAAGAGAGGTGTGGCGACAGTACTGGTTAGGGAAGATATTGCAGTGTTCGAAATACAGAATGTCTCTGATGGAGCAAAGATGGAATCAATTTGGATAAAGATGAAAAGCAATAAGGGTCTCCAAATTGAGAGAAATCAAGTAGCAAATTTGAAAGGGAATCAAGAGACGTGGggacgaattttcccgttctgcccgccacaggaattgtagcgggcgaggggcagaccatggaaaggtccattaacctcaggcgggatttttcggtttcaaagaacaatacagcacaggaacaggccattcggccctccaagcccgcgccgctccctggtccaaactagaccattcttttgtatccctccattcccactccgttcatgtggctatctagataagcctttaacgttcccagtgtgtccgcctccaccaccttgcctggcagcgcattccaggcccccaccaccctctgtataaaatatgtccttctgatatccgtgttaaacctcctccccctcaccttgaacctatgacccctcgtgaacgtcaccaccgacctgggaaaaagcttcccaccgttcaccctatctatgcctttcataattttatacacctctattaggtcacccctcaccctccgtctttccagtgagaacaaccccagtttacccaatctctcctcataactaagcccctccataccaggcaacatcctggtaaacctcctctgcactctctctaaagcctccacgtccttctggtagcgtagcgaccagaactgggcgcagtattccaaattcggccgaaccaacgttctatacaactgcaacatcagaccccaacttttatactctatgccccatcctatcaaggcaagcatgccatatgccttattcactaccttctccacctgtgacatcaccttcaaggatctgtgaacttgcacacccaggtccctctgcgtatctacaccctttatggttctgccatttatcgtatagctcccccctacattagttctattaaaatgcatcacttcgcatttatctggattgaactccatctgccatttcttcgcccaaatttccagcctatctatatccttctgtagcctctgacaatgttcctcactatctgcaagttcagccattttcgtgtcgtccgcaaacttactgatcagggCGAGCGTGgcgggaaaatcccatccttggcCTTTAGTGgcccaaatatcgattgggatAATGAGGGTGTCATGCCGTTGCAGGTGCTCAGTGGTAGGCTGCCCAAATCCTAAAGGAAAACTTGAAGCAGCTGCCAGAACAACTTTGCAATTTGTGTATTATGAGAAGGTGTTTTGAAGTTAAGATAAGGAACTCTCAGACCATGTGTGATGATTTGTgaccagtatggtggcacagctgtcatcactgctgcctcacagcaccagggatccgggttcgattcccggcttgggtcactgtctgtgccgagtctgcacattctccttgtgtctgcgtggacttcctcccacagtccgcaggacgtgctggttaggtgcattggccatccaaaaatcctccctcagtgtacccgaacaggtgctgaagtgtggtgactaggggattttcaccgtaacttcgttgcagtgttaatgcaggcctacttgtgacactattaaataaacataaacttataTTAGTcaaatatttattaaaataaaatagaaaGAAAATAACACATAGAACACACTGACACCTTTACACAGTTAACAGTACTTTGAGTATTTCCTAAAAGATCTCGGCTTTAGTAAACTCGGAGCTAAACCTTTGTTTTGATGGCAACAGTCCTTACAGATTTTCTAATCCATAAAATTCCAATAACCTTACCACACTCTTGTCCTGGCCCGGATCTCACAGCCACTACACACCAAAACAGTCTTCAATGTTTCGTTAACTCTATTTTACCCCTTTGATCTTACACTCGAcaatccttcagaagtttcttttCCCTGAATTGATAACCCCTTTTTTTACTTTATGGGTACTATATTTTATAAGTAAACATACATTATTTGCCATCCAATTATGTATGTTCCCTTTAGAAATAAAGCAGTCAACTGCAAACCACTATTTTCTTTGCTTTGTGTTAAGTTGGGGAATGTCTGCTGCAGACACACCCGGCGCACTTGGACACAAACAtggacacgggcggcacggtatcacagtggttagcactgctgcttcacagctccagggacctgggttcgaatcccggctcgggtcactgtctgtgtggagtttgcacattctcctcgtgtctgcgtgggtttcctccgggtgttccggtttcctcccacagtccaaagatgtgcgggttaggttgattggtcatgttaaaattgcccttagtgtcttgggatgcgtaggttagagggattagtgggtaaaatatgtagggatgtgggggtagggcctgggtgggattgtggtcggtgcagactcgatgggccgaatggcctctttctgtactgtagggtttctaagattctaagatttctaagacacAAGCGTACTCGGGGACACACATGGAAACACAGGCACGCACTCGGGGACACCCGCACACTCatggacacagacacacgcgGACACACTTGAACACCTGCGCGCACTCGGGGACACGTACAGACATGCACATTCTGGGACACAGACATATGTATGCGCAACCAGGGACATACTCGGACACTCGCACAAACTCGGGGACATGCATGTGCTCAGGGATGCACGCAGTCACGTACTCTGACGTGTGCACGGACACTCAATCAGACATGTGCACTTGGGGGTGCACTCGGATACGCGCGCACTCGGATATGTGCAGGCGCATTTGCGTGCCCTCGTGGAGACACGGACCCGGCCCTCGTggagacacggacacacacacctcctcggGGACACGcgccgacacacacacatccactttCAATGGGGAAGTATGGATACACACTCAAAACATTGCATGGATACATACCCACACACTCATGCTGCCTGTATATGTGCACACACCCCCTCGGGGACAGAGTCTGACACACAAGTGCGCCTTCAGGGTCACGTGCCCGCcctcagggaggcgatggcctagtggtattatcgctggactattaatccagaaaccagttaatgttcaggggacccggattcaaatcccgccacgacagatgctggaatttgaattaaatagaaatatctggaattcaggatcgactgatgaccatgacaccattaccgattgtcagaaaaacccatctggtcactaatgccctttagggaaggaagtctgctgtccttacctggtctggcctacctgtgactcaatGACAGCAacgaggttgactctcaactgctctctgaaatgacctagcaagccatttagttcaaagggcaaataggaatgggcaataaatgctggccagccagcggcgcccatgtcccacaaatgaattttaaaatattgcaaCAGACACATCCACTGACGTTGCCCCACACACTCTTTaaggatctggtgaactgctcCAGAACTCACTGATTGAACATGGATGGGTGTCATTCGGTGCCATTCTGCTTGCCAGCTCTGCGTGGTTTGTTGCGAGTCCGCACTGTGAGTAGAGGAGACAAGAGTCAGTCGGGTTAGGACCCAAGCTGCCAATTAttcaaattcctttattgttTATTTAAATAGTTAACAACAataatttaaaagtctgatgggatGTTGGCCTCTATCTCCAgcagtaatgttacagttatataaaactctAGTTACTGTCGGCTAGAATGTGGGGTTCTGAAAAATTCAACAGAATGGTGCGAAAGCTAAAAGCATGAACACAGGGTACTTACGTTTGTACTGGAGATGAAGCAGTGATCTAACAGAGCTGCACAAAGCCAAAGGGGAATTCAACGGAATCCAAGGAATGGTGTAAACAGCCCCACCTACACAAAATGCCCAGACACTGGGACAGCGCAGACGCTGGGACAGCGCAGACGCCGGGACAGCGCAGACAGCCCACCCGGACGCTGGGACAGCGCAGACAGCCCACCCGGACGCTGGGACACTGCCCTATCCAGCGTCTCCAGCAGAGCACTGTCCCTATGCAGTGTCTCCGGCAGAGCACTGTAGCGGTGCAGTGTCTCCACTGTCTTTCTGCAAAGACACAGGGATTATTGTCTTACCATGCCACTCTCCATCTCGTTCACTGGTACCATTACAATCGGCTGCATGCACCTCGATTTTTTCCAAGGAGAAGCGCTGCCCACAAAGCGGACATTCGACACAAGTTTTCTTAGATATCACAGGACGAAGTTCCTCAGAGTCATCTTCTATCAATACCACATCCGCAGGTTCCTgaaggtgacagtgagagggaaaaCAGGGTGCAACATTGTAAGGAACAGTGAGACAACATCGCCACAGTGAGCAGCACCAGACAAGTATTGTACCCACCATACTGTGCTGGCTATCCAATCTGCGGCTTGGAATAGGCTATTGGCCTAGCtggtctgtgtcagtgtttctaaTTCCCTCCCACTGCAATGACCTCTTCCCTTTCCTCGATATTTCCTCTTTCCTCCTGTATGCATAAACCTTCCCCTTAAATCTGGATATGCTTCGTCAGTTCTTTGAATTTAAGGGGCAAAGCGTGTAACATTCTCACTTTTctgtgggtggcacgatggcatagtggttagcactgctgccttacagtgccagggatctgggttcaattgcggccttgggtgactgtgtgaagtttgcttgttctccccccccccccggtgtctGCTGAGATTCTCTggctcctcccacggtccaaagatgtgcaggttaggtggattggccatgctaaattggcccttagtgtctcaagatgtgtaggttagatgaattagccatgggaaatgagagagattacgggatagggcaagggagggggcccaagtaaaatgctctgtcaaagagtcggtgcagactcgatgggctgaatggcttccttctgcactgtagggattctattctatgatattcttCTTAAATGATTCCTTATTTATATAAatcttagttgtttaattgttgtgCTAGTTgggttaacataagaacataagaaataggagcaggagtaggccatctagcccctcgagcctgctccgccattcaataagatcatggctgatctgatagtgggttcagttccacttacccgcccgctccccataatccttaattcctttaatggttaaaaacctatctatctgtgacttaaacacatttaacgaggtagcctctactgcttcattgggcagagaattccaaagattcactacccctctggaagaagttcctcttcaactctgtcctatattgactcccccgtattttgaggccatgccccc
The Mustelus asterias chromosome 16, sMusAst1.hap1.1, whole genome shotgun sequence DNA segment above includes these coding regions:
- the LOC144505266 gene encoding uncharacterized protein LOC144505266 isoform X2, translating into MVTAQEPADVVLIEDDSEELRPVISKKTCVECPLCGQRFSLEKIEVHAADCNGTSERDGEWHVRTRNKPRRAGKQNGTE
- the LOC144505266 gene encoding uncharacterized protein LOC144505266 isoform X1, giving the protein MKWCNIYGVDGKHSGPMYKIVTCHLTETQQSCSEDVQTESKTTLGSDMVTAQEPADVVLIEDDSEELRPVISKKTCVECPLCGQRFSLEKIEVHAADCNGTSERDGEWHVRTRNKPRRAGKQNGTE